In Miscanthus floridulus cultivar M001 chromosome 8, ASM1932011v1, whole genome shotgun sequence, the sequence cttgtctttgagccgctactctttcttcttcttttctctagcttctcttgttgcgatcttggtggcttttctttcttttcttgcctttcttctttcggcatcggtggtcttgggttctttgatggtggcatcacttgctgTCGACATGGACAGCTCGCTACTGCTACCGACATCCTCGATGTGCACACCACTTGCGTCCGCATCGTGAACGGTCCCCgaacctcctccttcttccatacttcacgcggtgaagcgtatacgaagcaacctcgctctgaaccacttgtaggatctacaggaagataaaggaggcctagagggggggggtgaataggcctataaaaattcaactcaaaactctatcagaacagagggcggcactgccgctctacgaAAATAAATCTAACACAGCTGAGATTTTACAGAGATGAACCTGACCCTATTAGCTGCTAAATCCTACAATAGAAAGATAAGATCTAGTTCAAAGACTGAATACCACAGAAACTCCACACAAGAGTGGATCGAGCAACCAAACCCTAACACCAGCTACGAAAAAGCTAAACTAGCAAGTAAGCAagatgaagcacgcgagacacaagatttatctcatggttcagctcaccacaaaggtttgcctaagtccacgttgttgaggaagccacaaaagccttgagcttgccacaaaggcttgccttaacctcgttctcaaatcaagagaatgaactcttgaagtaAGAGGTGATTTCTTAGTTCtgagaatgaggttacaaacctcccaaggctaccACATGAGTTGGTAGGACCAAGGGTaacgcctagccagctaggagcaagctccaagagtaacaaaccctagaaccaccggccaaacgtgaaccaaatgctcttagactttgggaatcagtggatctgctctccaatcgagttttgctgccttttctctcaagttttgatggttagaatcaaggatttgcttgagggataaagaagcaacaatggaggagagaaggtgagctttggttctattCTGTTTCGAGCAGAATGTCTGAGtaaagaagatgaccgttgtggactgggcctgaagggtataaataccccttgggTCCAATGATCAGTTAAGGATGACACTGCtgctcttaacagggcggcactgccgccctagccaaaataggtaagtTGAGGTAAAATTTggctggctgttttgactaggtgagaggatgtaaatctgagaatttgagcatctggttcaacagttgaccaactgtcctaaaatccctgttaatagtatggcttttcctaaacttaatttcaaaacataaaagaatttaaacctcctttgagctaggtctagccacattttgtaattaggacacttgcaacctgtacatcatccttattttttgattccctgcttgtcatctcgataaatctcattagtcctctaatttagtggccatcaatgccaaaacccacaataaggcttgattgcacttacaatgaGATCCAAGCAATGCACAGCACATGGACTCCAAAATATTGTAGGAATCCTGACCATGAGAATCTTGCCTACAACCTTGAAGTTAGCACCATTATCTCTGACAACTTGAACAACATTGTCCTTCCCAATGTCCTCAACCTTCTTCTCTAGCAAACCAGCAAGAATGTATGCATCATGTACTTCACTTGATGCATCAATAGACTCCAAGAAGTAAGTCTCCTCCGGGCTGTTTACAAGGAAGTTAATTAAGTGGTGTCCCCTCCTATCAGACCATCCATCAGACATGAGTGTGCAGCCATAATGTTTCCATGCTCTCTCATGCTCCTCTCTCATGGTACTTGTGGACTTCACAGCTTCTTTAAGTAATGGATCCCCATGTTGATATGGTGATGGAGGCTTGTACCCTAAACCATATTGTGTTGTGGCCTCAACTGCAATCTGAAATTGCCTTGCTGCTGCCGCATTAAAAGGTATGCCACATTCATAGAAGAACAAGGCCCATTGTGTATCCACATAATGCTTCTCTTCCTTGATTTTTGTACTGGACACAATTGTGGGCTTATAAGACCTTGAAAGTCTCTCATCTACTATCTCTTCTGGTGTTTTTCGAAGCATCTCAACTACATATTTGTTTGCCTTTCCCTCTAGTTTAGTCTTGTTGCCAACAACCATGAATTGTAAGGATGCTTGCCTCTTTTTTGCTGTTGTCCCTGAACTAGGCTGTACCGCAGCAGTAGCCTCATTTGCTGCCACTTCCACCACCTCATCATCTAGAACCAATGGTCTTTTCCTCTTGTTTGCATCCAAGTAAGCTGCCATCTTCCTCCTAACTTCAGTGCTCACACCTGAACATATTTTTGCATCTCCATAACCTCTTGCCAAATGTTGCTTCAACTTTTTAATCCCTCCACGAACTGAGCCGCCACATAAGGTGCATGCCACCTCATCTTTGTTTTGTAGGTTCGGCCAATAGCCAAACCTCCACGCTGGATCTTTTGACCTTTGCGGCTTCCGGGCTGGATCATTCTTGGGATCATATCCGCTGACGATTGATGGTGGACTTGACATGGTTCCTGCTGcataatttttataaaccaaatgagttcagagttcagacttcagagaatGGCAAAGTGTAGGAATCAGTAAACTACCAATTTAATTTTCTACTAGCAGTCTAGCACAGAGCACAAACAGAGCAGCAATAGCTAAAACAGAGCACAGAGCAAGAGCACCCTCCAGCCTAATAAACAAATCAAATTAGCATAAAAGGCAGTGCAATTAGCATATAAAACAGAGCAACAACAACTAATGTACTGCTCCATTTAGCATCTATGAATCAAAGCACAAatagacaaagcaacaactgtACACATGTGTTATCTGCTCCTCTGAGCAGGGGACATCCACATGCAAGCTTCAGCCTTTCTAAAAGCAAACAAAGCAGGGACAGCAGCACATGCCACATGCAAGCTTTGGACCTTtttaagagaaagagagagagagagagagagagagagagagagagagagaggaggcgagGGATACCTGGTCCTGTGGAGGGCTGACCTGAAGGCTGTGCGGAGCTGGGCACCGGTGAAGCCATCTTGGGTCCGCAAAAGAAGCTAGTTGTCCTGGTCCTCCTGGTCCATGCGGACGGACACACAGGTCCGCATAGAGGAAGCGGAAGACGGGCAAGCAGACGCACGCGAGAGGACGAGCGGGACCTAGCCGCGAGTGGGGAAGAAACTCCAGCAGGGtctgcctctccctctctcttctcaATCCCCTATCTCTCACAACCCATCTCTATTCCCACGCAATTTCCTCTGCGCGCGCAGGAAACGACGGAAGGTGGGAGAAATCCCATGCGGGAGCGATTTCCCGCCCTGGATCCCTTCCCTTTCCCGTGCGCGGCTGCTCACGAGTATGGCGACCGCCTCAGGCCGGTTGGCGACGTCCCAGACGCCTAACGCGAAAGGCGGACGCCTTAGACGCCGAGGCGGACGCCATACGGCTCCTGGCTAGGTGACCCCCGACGCCCACCTAGACGCCTagtcgtcgcctaggcgacgcctttaaAACATTGAACACGAGCGTTGGTTTGTTGGATGCTTGCTCGATGGAGAGTTGGAGACGCGCAAGTAGTGCAACGGTGCAAGCCGTGACAATCGCTCACTTTCTATCGAGTCATGTCAAGGATTAAACACCGAGCGCGCGTACAGGGTTAACGCCCACGCCTGCTAGGAACATGTGGCTTTTCTGTCAGTTATATAACGGCAAAGTGCTTGCCGACGCCTGCTCGTCCGAGTCGCAAGTCGCGACAATGAACAGAAAGATGGGGAAAAAAATTTCTACGCGGCGGTGGCGCACGAGAGCACGCGGTGCGACACCGCCAGGAATACATGCGCCAAGCAGTTTTTCCACCCCACGTGCTAATGAGTGGGCCCACGTGGTAATGAGCGGCCCCACAGCGCAGACGTTCCGCAGAGCCAGAAAACGGTGCTGTGCGATCCGACGACCGGTGTCTGATTGGCGATCGCAACGCGTCGCCC encodes:
- the LOC136477935 gene encoding uncharacterized protein isoform X3; this translates as MASPVPSSAQPSGQPSTGPGTMSSPPSIVSGYDPKNDPARKPQRSKDPAWRFGYWPNLQNKDEVACTLCGGSVRGGIKKLKQHLARGYGDAKICSGVSTEVRRKMAAYLDANKRKRPLVLDDEVVEVAANEATAAVQPSSGTTAKKRQASLQFMVVGNKTKLEGKANKYVVEMLRKTPEEIVDERLSRSYKPTIVSSTKIKEEKHYVDTQWALFFYECGIPFNAAAARQFQIAVEATTQYGLGYKPPSPYQHGDPLLKEAVKSTSTMREEHERAWKHYGCTLMSDGWSDRRGHHLINFLVNSPEETYFLESIDASSEVHDAYILAGLLEKKVEDIGKDNVVQVVRDNGANFKVVGKILMVRIPTIFWSPCAVHCLDLIVSAIKPYCGFWH
- the LOC136477935 gene encoding uncharacterized protein isoform X2, coding for MASPVPSSAQPSGQPSTGPAGTMSSPPSIVSGYDPKNDPARKPQRSKDPAWRFGYWPNLQNKDEVACTLCGGSVRGGIKKLKQHLARGYGDAKICSGVSTEVRRKMAAYLDANKRKRPLVLDDEVVEVAANEATAAVQPSSGTTAKKRQASLQFMVVGNKTKLEGKANKYVVEMLRKTPEEIVDERLSRSYKPTIVSSTKIKEEKHYVDTQWALFFYECGIPFNAAAARQFQIAVEATTQYGLGYKPPSPYQHGDPLLKEAVKSTSTMREEHERAWKHYGCTLMSDGWSDRRGHHLINFLVNSPEETYFLESIDASSEVHDAYILAGLLEKKVEDIGKDNVVQVVRDNGANFKVVGKILMVRIPTIFWSPCAVHCLDLIVSAIKPYCGFWH